One window from the genome of Sulfurimonas hongkongensis encodes:
- the ribA gene encoding GTP cyclohydrolase II, whose translation MNIKISEVANLPSRFGDFKVKAFKEGQKEHLVIYKDDLAEVPIVRVHSECLTGDAIGSLKCDCRDQLEFALKLAQSTNGMVIYLRQEGRNIGLLNKINAYALQDKGLNTIEANHQLGFRADERTYEIVTRILHHFGIQKIKLLTNNPDKINSISNIEIVERIPIIMDSNKHNKDYLNVKKSEMGHLI comes from the coding sequence TTGAATATAAAGATTTCAGAGGTCGCAAACCTACCTTCTAGGTTTGGAGACTTCAAAGTAAAAGCCTTTAAAGAGGGTCAAAAAGAGCATCTTGTTATATATAAAGATGACTTAGCAGAAGTTCCAATAGTAAGAGTTCACTCAGAGTGTTTAACGGGTGATGCTATAGGAAGCCTAAAGTGTGACTGCCGTGATCAACTAGAGTTTGCACTTAAATTAGCCCAAAGCACAAATGGTATGGTTATATATCTAAGACAAGAGGGTCGAAATATTGGTCTCTTAAACAAGATAAACGCTTATGCCCTACAAGACAAGGGTTTAAATACTATAGAGGCTAACCATCAACTGGGCTTTCGTGCGGATGAGAGGACTTATGAGATAGTAACTAGAATTCTCCATCACTTTGGCATACAAAAGATAAAACTATTAACAAACAATCCAGACAAAATAAACTCTATAAGCAACATAGAGATAGTTGAGAGAATCCCAATTATCATGGACTCAAACAAGCATAATAAAGATTATTTAAATGTTAAAAAAAGCGAGATGGGGCATTTGATTTAA
- a CDS encoding restriction endonuclease translates to METIILIFLTAVIINIFLKPKKKKKFNPYKYTNKKQNNTYNYKNFQDNIKRKQYKKILSRAEKKAKGDMYEKHVSQYFKNLGYITWEHGLEKGYKDQGIDLFVKKDKEFLFIQCKNWDNWKINENKVIEYREKARNYMINNPQISKILLNYKYEIKLIMITPKDCYTRSAKKYINENKEIINYQIIPI, encoded by the coding sequence ATGGAAACTATTATATTAATATTTTTAACAGCTGTAATAATAAATATATTTTTAAAACCAAAAAAGAAAAAGAAATTTAATCCATATAAATACACAAATAAAAAACAAAACAATACATACAACTATAAAAACTTCCAAGACAATATAAAAAGAAAACAATATAAAAAAATACTAAGTAGAGCTGAAAAAAAAGCTAAAGGCGATATGTATGAAAAACATGTATCGCAATACTTTAAAAATTTAGGTTATATAACTTGGGAGCATGGACTTGAAAAAGGATACAAAGACCAAGGCATAGATTTATTTGTAAAGAAAGATAAAGAGTTTTTATTTATACAATGTAAAAATTGGGATAATTGGAAAATAAATGAAAATAAAGTAATAGAATATAGAGAAAAAGCAAGAAATTATATGATAAATAATCCTCAAATATCAAAGATATTATTAAACTATAAATATGAAATAAAACTAATAATGATTACACCTAAAGACTGTTATACAAGAAGTGCTAAAAAATATATAAATGAGAACAAAGAAATAATAAACTACCAAATAATACCAATATAA
- the rsmG gene encoding 16S rRNA (guanine(527)-N(7))-methyltransferase RsmG, with product MDLKATLSQENITLPDNFFYNVQKYKEHLFKWNKVHNLTGAKDEKTIDEFIYDAVFPISFLPPAKTLLDIGTGAGFPGMILAFALPETEITLVEPIAKRASFLQFIKADLKLDNVRVVKKRVEQMDSEIFDIVTSRAVTDTQVLLDLSKNFRDADSKLLFYKGQRVYDEVDASLKHRVIKTKNRHYLLIGED from the coding sequence GTGGATTTAAAAGCTACACTCTCTCAAGAAAACATTACGCTACCAGATAACTTTTTTTACAATGTACAAAAGTACAAAGAGCATCTCTTTAAGTGGAACAAGGTTCATAACTTAACTGGTGCAAAAGATGAAAAAACTATAGATGAGTTTATCTATGATGCAGTTTTTCCTATCTCGTTTTTGCCACCTGCAAAGACTCTCCTTGACATTGGAACAGGGGCTGGTTTTCCTGGTATGATTTTGGCTTTTGCTTTACCAGAAACCGAGATAACTCTAGTTGAACCTATAGCAAAAAGAGCTAGTTTTTTACAGTTTATCAAGGCTGATTTAAAGCTTGATAATGTTAGAGTCGTTAAAAAAAGGGTTGAGCAGATGGATAGTGAAATCTTTGATATTGTGACTTCAAGAGCGGTTACAGATACTCAAGTTCTGCTAGATTTGAGCAAAAATTTTAGAGATGCAGACTCAAAACTGCTCTTTTATAAAGGCCAGAGAGTCTATGATGAAGTAGATGCAAGCCTCAAACACAGAGTCATAAAGACTAAAAATAGACACTATTTACTCATAGGAGAAGACTGA
- a CDS encoding multiheme c-type cytochrome: MKFFLVLVLLVSALYGAKVVEVSQEYQKSQKCKACHLEIVKDWEGSWHAKSHYDKDEYFSKSIEYVARKSRKSSNSVKVQCATCHNPRIAVTDTGIDYEIQVLMELDKNSKVNKAIESSAINEGINCVVCHNIDKIHHDRDDTFRGMDRVSWTKSGLMVGPLEHSTSPYHETEHRDFMDEKSDELCFVCHANDRSIKGLVFTNMQDEYKKQDKACVDCHMGTKTVGVASTLRTQDGHTKKREVREHSFFGAHTENLWINALELDVWQEKDEILIALKNPQPHNIPSGFGSRELIIDIEYMKPGNIVNTKSISLTRHYTRRKGKPTIPHLAQEMSEDISIPANGKKVLKVKKEADTTSVEVKVYYRLVNDEVHSILKLKEAIWSKKFFINSKSLKLKQ, from the coding sequence ATGAAATTTTTTTTAGTGTTGGTTTTACTGGTGTCTGCTTTATATGGTGCAAAAGTTGTAGAAGTTTCACAAGAGTATCAAAAATCACAAAAATGTAAAGCTTGTCACTTAGAGATAGTAAAAGATTGGGAAGGGTCTTGGCATGCTAAAAGTCACTACGATAAAGATGAGTATTTTTCTAAAAGTATAGAGTATGTAGCTAGAAAGAGTAGAAAAAGCTCAAACAGCGTAAAAGTACAATGTGCAACTTGTCATAATCCACGCATCGCAGTAACTGATACTGGAATAGACTATGAGATACAGGTTTTAATGGAGTTAGACAAAAACTCAAAAGTAAACAAGGCTATAGAGAGTAGTGCTATAAATGAAGGAATAAACTGTGTAGTCTGTCATAATATAGACAAAATACATCACGATAGAGATGACACATTTCGCGGTATGGATCGTGTTAGTTGGACAAAATCAGGTCTAATGGTAGGACCACTTGAACATAGTACCTCGCCTTATCATGAAACTGAGCACAGAGATTTTATGGACGAAAAGTCAGATGAACTCTGCTTTGTTTGCCATGCAAATGATAGATCTATAAAAGGTTTAGTCTTTACAAACATGCAAGATGAGTATAAAAAGCAAGATAAAGCTTGTGTTGATTGTCATATGGGGACAAAAACTGTAGGAGTGGCCTCTACGCTTAGAACACAAGATGGTCATACAAAAAAAAGGGAAGTTAGAGAGCACTCTTTTTTTGGTGCTCATACTGAAAATTTGTGGATAAATGCACTAGAACTTGACGTTTGGCAGGAAAAGGATGAGATTTTAATAGCTCTAAAAAATCCCCAACCACATAATATTCCAAGTGGTTTTGGCTCAAGAGAGTTAATAATAGATATAGAATATATGAAACCTGGTAATATAGTTAATACAAAATCTATCTCTTTAACTAGACACTATACAAGAAGAAAAGGTAAACCAACAATCCCACACTTAGCCCAAGAGATGTCAGAAGATATAAGCATACCAGCAAATGGAAAAAAAGTGTTAAAAGTAAAAAAAGAAGCAGATACAACGAGTGTTGAAGTTAAAGTTTATTATCGTCTAGTAAATGATGAAGTTCACTCCATACTCAAGCTAAAAGAGGCAATCTGGTCTAAAAAGTTTTTTATAAATTCTAAGAGTTTAAAGTTAAAACAATAG
- a CDS encoding GLUG motif-containing protein — MKLNQDYKSRFKILKGGKISLVISTLVGVVTLSFAAPNGESVVSGGIVVDRDIANTTNINQSSNRGIINWQSFDVKTNERVNFNMPDTTSSTLNRVLSSSPTKIYGQINSNGQVFLVNQNGIYFSENSKINTAGFTASTLDITNENFLNSNYIFEGKSKASILNLGAITTDNAYTALLAKEVINEGVIQARLGNVELASGEKITLDINGNSLVKLTINKGTLDSLIQNKGLIQVDGGIVYLTTKALDEVLNGVVNNTGVIEANSIEQKDGKIILFAHGGTANIGGTLEAKDGFIETSGKEFSIAENTNVQTGHWLLDPINITIDSSLASTLTGQLVSGDATVTTAAAGTDEGNINVDSSISWSANKLTLRADKDININAALNASATAGLELQYAQTTATGTYNVKAPINLATTGSFSTKKGTDAIKNYTIITTLGAEGSTTTTDLQGIKGGLADNYVLGADIDALATTTWSGGTGWDPLGDDTTKFTGDFDGLGHTISNLFIDRGEKIGLFGYTKQAIIQNVGLLDVDISGSAAIGGLIGYDIGSSIFNAYTTGRISGTHGFIGGLVGLSESSTISKSYATGTVSAGDYDAGGLIGRASNSSISDAYATGAVSGTSYVGGLIGHAGSSSGISNVYATGAVSGSHNLGGLIGITIGLNISNAYATGTVSGDGYIIGGLIGRDQDSTITNVYATGAVSGGDDVGGLVGVATDSSISDSYARGDVSGTREVGGLLGGTDDSIITNVYATGAVSGTDNVGGLIGFKYSLNISNSFWDKETTGQTTSSGGGTGLTTAQMKDTKTFYEAGWNLDTVWARDTNNVQNDGYLDLRALSDFDFNTDVPLAPIYENILNNIIREAGNNNKEIREVFIKENNLRVVSKEDTLADRNDIRLALFPNRFIELINGGLHLPDGLSSDFYMLEEEK; from the coding sequence ATGAAACTCAACCAAGATTATAAATCAAGATTTAAAATACTAAAAGGCGGAAAAATCTCTTTAGTGATTTCAACACTAGTGGGGGTTGTTACTCTTTCATTTGCAGCACCAAATGGAGAGAGTGTTGTAAGTGGTGGTATTGTTGTTGATAGAGATATAGCAAACACAACCAATATAAATCAATCTTCCAATAGAGGTATCATTAACTGGCAAAGCTTTGATGTAAAGACTAACGAAAGAGTAAACTTTAATATGCCAGACACTACCTCTTCAACCTTAAATAGAGTTCTTAGTAGTAGTCCCACTAAAATATATGGACAGATAAACTCAAACGGACAGGTATTTTTAGTCAACCAAAATGGCATATACTTTTCAGAGAATTCTAAAATAAACACAGCAGGATTTACTGCCTCAACTCTGGATATTACAAATGAGAACTTCCTAAACTCTAACTATATCTTTGAAGGAAAGAGCAAAGCTTCTATACTAAACTTAGGAGCTATAACTACAGATAATGCCTATACGGCTCTCTTAGCAAAAGAAGTTATAAACGAAGGTGTCATACAAGCAAGACTAGGAAATGTAGAGTTAGCTTCAGGAGAGAAGATAACCCTAGATATAAATGGAAATTCTTTAGTAAAACTTACAATAAATAAAGGGACACTAGATTCTTTAATACAAAACAAAGGACTGATCCAAGTAGATGGTGGAATAGTTTACCTAACCACAAAAGCCTTAGATGAAGTGCTAAATGGAGTTGTAAATAACACAGGAGTTATAGAAGCTAATTCTATAGAGCAAAAAGATGGGAAGATAATACTCTTTGCGCATGGTGGAACTGCAAATATAGGTGGAACGCTAGAAGCTAAAGATGGTTTTATAGAAACGAGTGGCAAAGAGTTTAGTATAGCAGAAAATACAAATGTTCAGACGGGACATTGGTTGCTAGACCCAATAAATATAACTATAGATTCAAGCCTAGCATCTACACTAACAGGACAGCTTGTAAGTGGTGATGCTACAGTTACAACAGCAGCTGCAGGAACCGATGAAGGAAATATCAATGTAGATTCTTCTATTAGTTGGAGTGCAAATAAATTAACTCTTCGTGCAGATAAAGATATAAATATAAATGCAGCACTCAATGCGAGCGCAACAGCAGGTCTAGAACTCCAATATGCACAAACTACAGCAACTGGAACATATAATGTAAAAGCTCCTATCAATTTAGCAACAACTGGAAGTTTCTCAACTAAAAAGGGAACAGATGCTATAAAAAACTATACTATCATCACTACTTTAGGAGCAGAGGGTTCTACTACTACAACTGATTTACAAGGAATAAAAGGAGGTTTAGCTGATAACTATGTCTTGGGTGCAGATATAGACGCTTTAGCTACAACAACTTGGAGTGGTGGAACAGGATGGGATCCTTTAGGGGATGACACTACAAAGTTTACAGGAGATTTTGATGGCTTGGGACATACTATCTCTAATCTTTTTATTGATAGAGGAGAGAAGATAGGTTTATTTGGGTATACGAAACAAGCAATTATTCAAAATGTAGGCTTGCTTGATGTTGATATTAGTGGGAGTGCTGCTATAGGAGGCTTAATAGGATACGATATTGGTTCAAGCATCTTCAACGCTTACACTACAGGAAGAATTAGTGGAACTCATGGTTTCATCGGAGGTTTAGTAGGATTGAGTGAAAGTTCAACTATTTCCAAGTCTTATGCTACAGGAACAGTTAGTGCAGGTGATTATGATGCAGGAGGTTTAATTGGACGTGCTAGTAATTCAAGCATTTCCGACGCCTATGCAACAGGAGCGGTTAGTGGAACTAGTTATGTAGGAGGTTTAATAGGACATGCTGGTAGTTCTTCAGGCATCTCCAACGTTTATGCAACAGGAGCAGTTAGTGGGAGTCATAATCTAGGAGGCTTAATAGGGATCACTATTGGTTTAAACATCTCTAACGCTTATGCTACAGGAACAGTTAGTGGGGATGGTTATATCATAGGAGGTTTAATAGGACGAGATCAAGATTCAACTATCACTAATGTTTATGCTACAGGAGCGGTTAGTGGAGGGGATGATGTAGGAGGGTTAGTAGGAGTCGCTACTGATTCAAGCATCTCCGACTCTTATGCTAGAGGAGATGTTAGTGGGACTCGTGAAGTAGGAGGGTTATTGGGAGGGACTGATGATTCAATTATCACTAATGTTTATGCTACAGGAGCGGTTAGTGGGACTGATAATGTAGGAGGTTTGATAGGATTTAAGTATAGTTTAAACATTTCCAACAGTTTCTGGGATAAAGAGACAACAGGACAAACAACATCATCAGGTGGCGGAACTGGCTTAACAACAGCCCAAATGAAAGATACAAAAACCTTTTATGAAGCCGGTTGGAATTTAGACACTGTTTGGGCAAGAGATACTAACAACGTGCAAAATGATGGATACTTAGACTTAAGAGCATTGAGTGATTTTGATTTTAATACTGACGTACCATTAGCACCAATATATGAAAATATCTTAAATAATATAATAAGAGAAGCAGGCAATAATAATAAAGAGATAAGAGAGGTATTTATAAAAGAGAATAATCTAAGAGTTGTATCTAAAGAAGATACTTTAGCAGATAGAAATGATATAAGACTAGCTTTGTTTCCTAATCGCTTTATTGAGTTGATTAATGGTGGATTGCATCTTCCTGATGGCTTAAGTTCTGACTTTTATATGCTAGAAGAGGAAAAGTAA
- the argF gene encoding ornithine carbamoyltransferase, with the protein MRHFLTLKDFTKEEILEIVDIGLEIKRNLKKKIYKKELENQTLAMIFEKSSTRTRVSFETGMFQLGGHALFLSNRDIHLGRGEPIKDTARVISSMCDMVMIRTFEQSMIEEFARYSKVPVINGLTDSYHPVQLLADYMTLVEYEAHENIVCAYIGDGNNMTHSWMILAAKLGFELRIATPKGYEVDEAILQEVLLLAKESGATIKTMNDPNEAAKGANVITTDTWTSMGQEEEKEQRIKTFKGYIVDEKLMLLAAQEAKFLHCLPAYRGLEVSEGVLERHSEIVFNEAQNRLHAQKGLMVWLDRKRGA; encoded by the coding sequence TTGAGACATTTTTTAACACTAAAAGATTTTACAAAAGAAGAGATACTTGAGATAGTTGATATAGGTTTAGAGATAAAAAGAAATCTCAAAAAAAAGATATACAAAAAAGAGCTTGAGAACCAGACACTAGCGATGATTTTTGAAAAAAGCTCAACTAGAACTAGGGTAAGTTTTGAGACTGGGATGTTTCAGCTTGGTGGTCACGCACTTTTTCTCTCAAACCGTGATATCCACTTAGGAAGAGGCGAGCCTATCAAAGATACAGCTAGAGTGATTTCAAGCATGTGTGATATGGTAATGATAAGAACGTTTGAGCAGTCTATGATAGAAGAGTTTGCACGCTATTCAAAAGTTCCTGTGATAAATGGACTGACAGACTCGTATCATCCAGTACAGCTCTTAGCAGACTACATGACCTTAGTAGAGTACGAGGCACATGAAAACATAGTTTGTGCATATATTGGCGATGGCAACAACATGACTCACTCTTGGATGATTTTAGCTGCAAAGTTAGGTTTTGAGCTTCGCATTGCTACTCCAAAAGGCTATGAAGTAGATGAAGCTATCTTACAAGAGGTTTTGCTCTTAGCTAAAGAGAGCGGGGCAACTATAAAGACTATGAATGACCCAAATGAAGCTGCAAAAGGCGCTAATGTTATCACAACAGATACTTGGACTTCTATGGGGCAAGAAGAAGAAAAAGAGCAAAGGATCAAAACTTTTAAAGGGTATATAGTAGATGAAAAACTGATGCTTTTAGCTGCACAAGAAGCTAAGTTTTTACACTGCCTCCCAGCATATAGAGGTTTAGAAGTGAGTGAGGGTGTTTTAGAGAGACACTCTGAAATAGTTTTTAATGAAGCTCAAAATAGACTTCATGCTCAAAAAGGTCTTATGGTTTGGCTAGATAGAAAAAGAGGTGCATAA
- the hemB gene encoding porphobilinogen synthase, with protein sequence MFQRFRRTRLKGQLRSLVRETTLAKDDFIYPLFVRSGEGIKTEVSSMPGVFQMSVDEILKECVELKKLGLYSIILFGIPEVKDSIGSDSLCEHGIIATAIRAIKKEHPEMFVVTDLCFCEYTDHGHCGIIDEVNETVINDATLEISAEQAIIHAKAGADMIAPSGMMDGIIVTLREALDIAGYENLPIMAYSTKFASGYYGPFRDVAESTPSFGDRSSYQMDPANRREAINESIADEMQGADILMVKPALAYLDIVREIRDNTSLPLAVYNVSGEYAMLKAAGERELIDYDRVVMETMIGFKRAGADIIISYHAKEVAKMLEIV encoded by the coding sequence ATGTTTCAAAGATTTCGTAGAACTCGTTTAAAGGGGCAACTTCGCTCATTAGTAAGAGAGACAACGCTCGCTAAAGATGACTTTATCTATCCTCTTTTTGTTCGCTCAGGTGAGGGGATAAAGACAGAGGTCTCTTCTATGCCAGGCGTGTTTCAAATGAGTGTAGATGAGATTTTAAAAGAGTGCGTTGAACTTAAGAAACTGGGACTTTATTCTATCATCCTCTTTGGTATCCCTGAGGTAAAAGATTCTATAGGTTCTGACTCACTTTGTGAGCATGGTATCATTGCAACGGCCATCCGTGCTATAAAAAAAGAGCATCCAGAGATGTTTGTTGTAACAGATCTATGTTTTTGCGAATATACAGACCATGGACATTGTGGCATTATCGATGAAGTTAATGAGACTGTAATCAATGACGCTACACTTGAGATCTCTGCAGAGCAAGCCATCATACATGCAAAAGCTGGAGCTGATATGATAGCGCCATCAGGCATGATGGATGGCATCATAGTAACACTGCGCGAGGCACTTGATATTGCAGGATATGAAAATCTTCCTATCATGGCATACTCAACTAAGTTTGCATCTGGGTACTATGGTCCATTTCGTGATGTAGCAGAGTCAACTCCATCTTTTGGAGACCGCTCTAGCTATCAGATGGATCCTGCAAATAGGCGAGAAGCAATAAACGAGTCCATAGCAGATGAGATGCAAGGTGCTGACATACTGATGGTAAAACCAGCTCTTGCGTACTTAGATATAGTTAGAGAGATAAGAGATAATACTTCACTTCCACTGGCTGTTTACAATGTAAGCGGCGAGTATGCGATGCTAAAAGCGGCTGGTGAGAGAGAGCTTATAGACTATGATAGAGTTGTGATGGAGACTATGATTGGCTTTAAAAGAGCTGGAGCGGATATAATCATCTCATACCATGCTAAAGAAGTTGCAAAGATGCTAGAAATAGTATAA
- a CDS encoding ShlB/FhaC/HecB family hemolysin secretion/activation protein, with product MSINKTIVATIITSTIALAATPPRSGEILREVEPRKLPRDLKAVPSIKVEKFKAPIADDKGVKIEVKDFTIEGNSVYSSDILLSLLDKYKNKKLTISQLQEAAGVITKYYRDHGYFVARAYIPAQELQKTNAVVQIVVIEGLYGKFSIDNSSLVDDAVVQGYMDKLSSQVISIPSLERELLLLDELKGAVVTTTRILPGSEVGKSDFTVTLKDEARYNSYVIADNYGSIYTGRYRINAIGFVNSLNKRGDVLGINALVSNTADLKNIRLSYDTPVGYDGLALNFSFSKTYYKVGKEFESQDIHGDSLSFNTGISYPIIKQRAHNLTASLNYTYYDITDNDIAQHEEKSLNTFSLSLEDTIKTSFFNKEGLLNTTLSLSKGYLSLDSDDAKANDSVLQSQGHYEKVNFSISQTQFLVHNVSAVARIKAQKSLGKNLDGVEDIFIGGSLGARSYTSSEASGDNGYLTSLEVFYHLPSYTALTHNISAFIDHGKVWFDEDQTTSLNDRVLSSVGIGYNVNYKNLSLGATFAHGFGKDKTPTSENDDTSLNRFFFQAIARF from the coding sequence ATGAGTATAAATAAAACAATCGTAGCAACAATTATAACAAGTACAATAGCCTTAGCAGCAACTCCACCTAGAAGCGGTGAGATACTAAGAGAAGTAGAACCTAGAAAATTACCTAGAGATTTAAAAGCTGTACCAAGTATAAAGGTAGAGAAGTTTAAAGCACCTATAGCAGATGATAAAGGTGTAAAAATAGAGGTAAAAGATTTTACTATTGAGGGAAACAGTGTATATAGTAGTGACATTCTACTCTCTTTGTTAGATAAATATAAAAATAAGAAACTCACCATAAGTCAACTTCAAGAAGCTGCAGGTGTAATCACTAAATACTATAGAGACCATGGATATTTTGTGGCAAGAGCATATATTCCGGCTCAAGAGCTACAAAAAACAAATGCAGTAGTACAAATAGTTGTTATTGAGGGATTGTACGGAAAGTTTTCAATAGACAACAGCTCTTTGGTAGATGATGCTGTAGTACAAGGCTATATGGATAAACTTAGTTCACAAGTGATATCAATACCTAGTTTAGAGAGAGAGTTACTTTTGCTAGATGAACTAAAAGGTGCAGTCGTTACAACCACTCGGATACTTCCCGGGAGTGAAGTTGGAAAGAGCGATTTTACTGTGACTTTAAAAGACGAAGCAAGATATAACAGCTATGTAATAGCAGATAATTACGGGAGTATATATACAGGCAGATATAGAATAAACGCAATAGGATTTGTAAACTCTTTAAATAAAAGAGGAGATGTTTTGGGTATAAATGCTCTTGTCTCAAATACAGCAGACCTTAAAAACATAAGATTGAGTTACGATACACCTGTAGGATATGATGGTTTAGCCTTAAACTTTTCATTTTCTAAAACATACTATAAAGTAGGAAAAGAGTTTGAGTCTCAAGATATACACGGGGACTCATTAAGTTTTAATACAGGAATCTCATATCCTATTATTAAACAAAGAGCACATAACTTAACTGCTTCACTTAACTATACTTATTATGACATAACAGATAATGATATAGCACAACATGAAGAAAAATCCCTAAACACATTTAGTTTATCTTTAGAGGATACTATAAAAACATCATTTTTTAACAAAGAGGGCTTGCTAAATACTACATTATCTCTAAGCAAAGGGTACCTCTCTTTAGATAGTGATGATGCAAAAGCTAACGATAGTGTTTTACAATCCCAAGGTCATTATGAAAAGGTGAATTTTTCTATCTCTCAAACTCAGTTTTTAGTACATAATGTTTCTGCAGTAGCACGCATAAAAGCTCAAAAGTCTTTAGGAAAGAATTTAGATGGAGTAGAAGATATTTTTATAGGCGGATCTTTAGGAGCAAGATCTTACACTAGTAGTGAAGCAAGCGGAGATAATGGCTATTTAACATCTTTAGAAGTTTTTTATCATCTTCCTAGTTATACAGCTCTTACCCACAATATATCTGCATTTATAGATCATGGTAAGGTATGGTTTGATGAAGATCAAACAACATCATTAAATGATAGAGTTTTAAGCTCTGTTGGAATCGGATATAATGTAAACTACAAGAATCTTTCACTTGGAGCAACTTTTGCTCATGGATTTGGAAAAGATAAAACACCTACAAGTGAAAATGACGATACAAGCCTTAATCGATTCTTTTTTCAGGCTATTGCTAGGTTTTAA